The Spirochaetota bacterium sequence TTTCTGTATATATAAACGCGGCAGTTTAAAAAAAATAAAAGATTTTTGATAAAAAATTGGCAATTTTGTAAAAAAATAAAAAAGTATGGGGTCAGAGCCAATTGGTAAAATGATACATCACGCAGGGTGCGCTGAGTACACAGAGTTATGGGAGGGATAGCAAAATTTGGGATCAGAGCCTTAATTCCTAATCTCCGTGTTCTCTGCGATCTCTGCGTGAAATATAATGATACATCACGCAGAGTGCGCAAAGTTATTGGAGAAATTTGATTTAGGGGTCAGAGCCTCAACTAAACCACAAAAACCCATACCTATTTACTTATCAGGGATAAAAGCCTAAACACTCTCCATCTCTGCGAACCCTGCGCTCTCTGCGTGAAATAAAATAATGAATCACGCTGAGGACGCAGGGTTCACAAAGTGATTGAGGGTCAGAGCCTATACAACAGACCTTATGTAATAAAATTATTCTTGAATCTCGTAAAATCCACGATATTATATATACACAAAAGAAAGCTAATGAGGCTATACTATGAAAGTCAAATTTTGGGGAGTTAGAGGCTCAATACCAACTACCCTGAGTTCTTTAACTATACGTGATAAAATAAAGCAAGCTCTCAAACTTGCAACTCCAAAAGACATTGCAAACGATGAATCTATTGATACATTCTTAGATTCACTGCCAACATCAATAGTGGGGACTTATGGAGGCAATACAACAACTCTTGAAATCAGAACTGCTTCTGACGATTTAATCATTATTGACTGTGGCACTGGTTTAAAACATCTTGGCAACGAACTATTACAAGGTGATTTTGGCAAAGGCAAAGGATTTGCCACTATTTTACTTACCCACACACACTGGGATCATATACAAGGCATACCATTCTTTGCACCTTTCTACATAAAAGGAAACCGTTTTAATATATATTCCCCCTATGATGACATCAAAGAACGTATTGAATACCAGCAGGTTTTTACTCACTTCCCAATTAACCTTGAGTACATGCTTGCTCAAAAAGAATTTTTTATTATACCAAAAGAAGGTGAAATATATATAAACGATGTCAAAATTAAGAACAAACGTATGCGTCATCCTGGAGGTTCGTTTGGTTTTAGGTTTGAAGAAAATGGAAAGTCTTTTGTATTCACTAGTGATTGCGAATTTAATATAGATGAAATTGATAAAATCGATTCATATAAAGATTTTTTTGAAAATGCTGATGTATGTGTTTTTGATACCCAGTACACCTTTGAAGAATCAATAAATAAAGTTGATTGGGGGCATTCATCAGCTTCTATCGCAATTGATATTGCTGCAATGTTCAATATCAAACGATTGATACTATTTCACCATGAACCAGATTACAATGATAATAAATTAGATGCAGTTTTATCAAATGCAAAACTCTATCTTGGAATAAATCCAGCGCGCAGGAGCAAACTTACTATTGATATTGCTCGTGAAGGAATGGAAATAGAAATATAGTTAATCAGCATTTTGCAAGCGCTCAATATCACTCAACTTGCCAATAACAACCATAACCGAATGTTCGGTTACAACATCATCAGCAGTTGGTGCTATTTTAATCTGAGCATTTTTTTCACTTACATCGTTATAATTCCCATTAGTATAATACTTAAGCCCTATAACCTGGCATCCATAACGAGTACTTAATTTCAGGTCTTTCAAAGATTTATTTATGAAACTTGCTGGTGGCTTAACTTCAAGTATACCGTACTCTTCAGTAAGGGGAAGATAGTCCATAGCATTTTTTAACGCCAGCTTACTTGCAAGGCGAATTGCCATATCTCGTTCAGGGAATACAACAGTATCAACACCAATGAGCGTTAGAATCTTGCCATGATCTTCGGAGATAGCTCTCACAATAATTTTTTGCATGCCAATTTCTTTTAAATATAATGCTATCAATATACTTGCCGCCATATCCTGTCCAATACTGATAACAGCACCGTCAAAATCACTTATGGCAAGCGACTCAAGCACCTCCCTATCTGATGCATCTCCTATTATAGCATGGCTAATAAAATCTTTTGCTCTCTGGACAAGTTCTTTATCAATATCCATGCCAAGCACTTCACAGCCATTTTCTTCAAGTGCTTTGGCTATATTAAACCCAAAGTTACCCAACCCAATAACAAAATATTTTTTCATACGCTATCCTATCATTATATGATCTTCAGCATAACGAATATTAATAGTTTTTCTTCGTAAAGTCAATGCTGATATTAATGTCAACGGTCCTAACCTACCTGTATACATAACAATACACAAAATTATTCTTTCAATTGGCAATGTTTTTGGAGTTATTCCCATGGATAATCCTACAGTACCAAATGCTGATGTCACTTCAAAAAATGACTGCAAAAATTCACCTGTTGGTAAAGTTGGGAGAGCTACAAGGATAAATGTGGCAAAAAATATAAACAAACCTGAAACTACAACAAGAGTAATAGCTCTTTCTACATTGTCAAATGCCAATGCTCTTTCCCAAACTATAATCTGCCGCAAACCTTTTAGCCGTGAAGTTAAAAACAACCACAATATTGCAAATGTACTAGTTTTTACACCACCAGCAATTGAACCTGGTGAACCACCAATGAACATAAGAAATATCAATACCAGGCAGGTAGCCTCGCGCAATCCTCCAATATCCACTGTATTAAAACCTGCAGTACGTGCAGTAACTGATTGAAAAAAAGATGCTAACAATTTTTCCTTAAAGCTCATATTTTGCAAAATGCCATTGAATTCAAGCACAAAAAAAAGAACCATACCACCAGCTATCAACAAAACCGTTGTAAAAAGCACAATACGTGTATGCAACGTTAACGTCTTCCACATTTTATTTATGTTAAGGCTTCTTGAAGTAAACAGTTCGCTCATTACTAAAAAACCAATGCCACCCAAAATAATATCAACAGCAATACTTATTACAACAATGCTATTGCTATTATAATCCATAAGGTTATTGCTGAATGTTGAAAATCCTGCATTACAGAAGGCAGAAATTGAATGAAACACTGAATGCCACACAGCATCAGGCAAAGGGAATGTTTTAATAAATTGTGTAAAAAGGATGATTGCAACTATCGATTCAATAGTAAATGTATAAATAACAATTCTTCCAAGAATATTCCTTATGGGAAGCTTTGATACTTCGCTGTACATATTTTGGAGTGTAAAACGCCATTTAATGGAAACACTTCCACCCATGAGCGATAGCAAGGCAACTGAAAATGTCATAATTCCCAGTCCACCTAACTGTATCAGCAGTATAATTACAACCTGTCCAATAAATGTAAAATCCTTTGCTGTATCAAGAACTACTAGGCCGGTAACGCATACAGCAGAGGTTGAGGTAAATAACGCATCAATGAAAGTAATAGTTTTGTTAGTGCAGATTGGGAGGCAGAGTAAAAAGGCTCCAGCAAAAATTAATACAATAAAGCTCAAAAGGACCTTATCAATAGGCGAAAGATATTCCTGTGGCTTTTTCATATACTTATAAAATAGGGTATACACTGTATACCCTTCTTTTTTGGGCGCTAGAGGATTTGAACCTCTGACCCTCTGCTTGTAAGGCAGATGCTCTCCCAGCTGAGCTAAGCGCCCCCTTTATCTTTGCTCAATATCAGTGAGCTTGCTTGATTTAAAATCTATTACATAGCGAGAAGGTATTGTAATCTCTCGCTGCGCAATAGGAGAATATACCTTCCTTTCTGATTGCTTGATTCTTGAAAAAACACCAAAACCTTTAATAGTTACCTTTTCCCCTTTTTGAACTGATGCTACAATTTCATCAACAAATCCATCAACTATCAGTTGCACTACTTCACGGGGAATACCAAATTTAAGATGTAATCGTGTTATGATTTCATGTTTGGTCAAAAAATACTCCTGCCTGCACGATTATAACGCAGCATTAACCTTCTTTGCCAAACGGGATTTCTTACGTGCAGCTGTTTTCCAATGAATTATTCCTTTGCGTGCTGCAGTATCTATTTTCTTCACAAATTCTTTGAACAAAGCAGGCACAGCTTCTTTTGACTGACTTTCTAATTGTTTACGCACCTTCTTTTCAGCAGTTCTGATAGATGATTTGACCTGCGAATTTCGCTGTCTTCGCTTTTGGTTCTGCCTGTTCCTTTTTTCCGCTGATTTTATGTTAGCCAATGTTGTACCCTCGTTACTATATGATTATTGATATAATTGCACTTTTTTAAGGATTTAATGAAATGGATATAAACAAATTCTATCACAATGTGTCAAGAATTTAATAAATTTTTTTATAAAAATAATACTATTTATAATGTATACCCAAGTTTATTGCATCAGACTACGGAATAAATTCTTATAATAATAATAGACTGTTAGCGAATAAATTTTACCTTTATTTTCAGCTATGGCAATAATTTTTGTATCATCCTTGGTAAAGGTACAGGTTGTGGTTGCACCTTCACTTTGTTTTTGGGGATATCCATATTTTTTTTCTAATTGGGCGATAGCTCCTGTAATAGAATCCATGGAGGGTTTTTGCAGATAATCAGTGACAACATATAATTTGTTATCGATAAACATGAAATCTCTTGTAATTTCGCCCGTAACCCTGACAATACTAACTTTTGTTTTATAATTTTCATCAATAGCAAGTATATAGTTAAGTAATTTGTTGGAATATCCCTGCAGTTGGCTAAGTGAATATTTTTTAAAAGGTGCTTTTTGAACATAGAGCTTTATAACATCGTTTTCATTTACTTCCCACTTCTGCACGTCAATACCAACATACGCCCATACCTGCGCTACCATACACGCAATGCTTAGCATTATCATCATGCTTACTGTTCGTTTCATAAACGATTACCTGCTCCAATCCAACGATTATTATTAAATATCATCCAATTGATAATTAATGTCAAACATTTTTCTTGTTCACACCTTTTATCACGCGTGAGGGATACGAAGGGTGCCTTTTGGCAGCCACGGGCGCGCTGCAGCTATTATGTAAACACATTGCGCCCGTGGCCGAAGGCTTTAAGCCGAAGCCCGTAGTAGCCCGACCCCGTTAGGGGGCACGCCCTGAAAAAATTAATAAATAGATGTTTACAATTATCAATGATGGAGCGTTTTTTGGGATAGCATGTGAAGCTGGTACTGGTCACCACGCTTCAATTTGTGGCGAAAATTGGTGGATTCATCGGCAATTATTTTTTTAATGTATCGTATATTCCTGTTTATTGCCACCATATACAGATTGCTGTGAATGCCATAGTGTGTATCAAAATGGTAAAGACAATATTGCTGTACATTGAGCAGCGTGCTTTTCATGCGTTTAACTGTCATTACATAAAAATCAACGGTCTTACGGATTATATCATATTCGGTAGCATATCCAGGGATGCCTGCTTCCTTGAATTCATAATATAAAAAGAGCAGTTTTTCCAGATACTCCCTATCGGACATCTGACCTAAAAGGTCAGCGGTACCCATCATTGCTCCAGCCAGTGTATGTTCCTTTGAAACAAATTCCATGGTTTCAAATTTTGCTGAAAGGCCTGTTGATTGTATACATAAAGAAATAATAGGGATAAATTGTTCATCAATACCCAATGTTTTATAATGTTTCTTTAAAAAATCAACACTTCGTTGAACATGGACTGCAGTATATTTTGCTCCAGTTCCTTCGGTATCCCAATCTTCTTGAATATAGCCAACATCATGAAGGAGCGATGCCAAAATTAATGAATATGCCATATCCTGTGCAAGGATTTTTCGCTTTATATTATATCCATCAAGTATCCGTATTGCAGCAACGGTAGCATCGACAGTATGTTGAAAATCATGGTATTGCGTATTACACTTTTGATATCCTGGGAATTTGCCTTCAAATAAATTCTGTATGTGAAAAAAACATGAGGAGATTTTTTCAAAACCTATATAATATTTTGAATAAATTTTTCTGATTTCTTCAAGGGTTTTTACATGGTCATGAGTATTAAGCAATTTTGACAGCTGAAGTTGCTGCATACTTTCCTCCAATGTGAGAATATTTATATTATCTTTTAATTTATAAAAAAATGCAAAATTTTTTCTTTTTGTATGATTAAAAAAATTTATATAGTCAAGACAAATACACAAAATTCAAGTTTCTACCTTTATCGCCTCTTCTGTGCGAAAAAAAATCATTATTATTCTGAAATGTACATAAATTTGATATAAATATATGCAAATCAGGAATGCCACACTGCAAGGCTGAATCTTTAATATGTTGCCACATATTTAAGTACAGTCTCCCGTCTCTTTTAATGACATACCCATCAAATTGAGAGGCAACATCCTGTCCAATTTCATACGATTGAGGTCCAATTGAAGGTAGTATTAGAACATATAATGACTCCGGGCGTGAACCTTTTTTAATCATTAACTGAATGCCTTCCCTTGTAATATTCTGCGCACAACCCCTCCATCCTGAATGCAGCGCTGCAACTACTCCATTTTCA is a genomic window containing:
- a CDS encoding HU family DNA-binding protein, whose translation is MTKHEIITRLHLKFGIPREVVQLIVDGFVDEIVASVQKGEKVTIKGFGVFSRIKQSERKVYSPIAQREITIPSRYVIDFKSSKLTDIEQR
- a CDS encoding TrkA family potassium uptake protein — its product is MKKYFVIGLGNFGFNIAKALEENGCEVLGMDIDKELVQRAKDFISHAIIGDASDREVLESLAISDFDGAVISIGQDMAASILIALYLKEIGMQKIIVRAISEDHGKILTLIGVDTVVFPERDMAIRLASKLALKNAMDYLPLTEEYGILEVKPPASFINKSLKDLKLSTRYGCQVIGLKYYTNGNYNDVSEKNAQIKIAPTADDVVTEHSVMVVIGKLSDIERLQNAD
- the rpsT gene encoding 30S ribosomal protein S20, producing MANIKSAEKRNRQNQKRRQRNSQVKSSIRTAEKKVRKQLESQSKEAVPALFKEFVKKIDTAARKGIIHWKTAARKKSRLAKKVNAAL
- the pgeF gene encoding peptidoglycan editing factor PgeF, with the translated sequence MINLVKDSQHIYRIYGLCGLQAGIIAKAANRVDYNSTMVEIRSNEKMLIYKATGILPEHIVMLDQVHGCDIVEIYQHPRIDEPFVAKADGFLTMVHGVCLVIRTADCVPVILFDAENGVVAALHSGWRGCAQNITREGIQLMIKKGSRPESLYVLILPSIGPQSYEIGQDVASQFDGYVIKRDGRLYLNMWQHIKDSALQCGIPDLHIFISNLCTFQNNNDFFSHRRGDKGRNLNFVYLS
- a CDS encoding TrkH family potassium uptake protein is translated as MYTLFYKYMKKPQEYLSPIDKVLLSFIVLIFAGAFLLCLPICTNKTITFIDALFTSTSAVCVTGLVVLDTAKDFTFIGQVVIILLIQLGGLGIMTFSVALLSLMGGSVSIKWRFTLQNMYSEVSKLPIRNILGRIVIYTFTIESIVAIILFTQFIKTFPLPDAVWHSVFHSISAFCNAGFSTFSNNLMDYNSNSIVVISIAVDIILGGIGFLVMSELFTSRSLNINKMWKTLTLHTRIVLFTTVLLIAGGMVLFFVLEFNGILQNMSFKEKLLASFFQSVTARTAGFNTVDIGGLREATCLVLIFLMFIGGSPGSIAGGVKTSTFAILWLFLTSRLKGLRQIIVWERALAFDNVERAITLVVVSGLFIFFATFILVALPTLPTGEFLQSFFEVTSAFGTVGLSMGITPKTLPIERIILCIVMYTGRLGPLTLISALTLRRKTINIRYAEDHIMIG
- a CDS encoding MBL fold metallo-hydrolase codes for the protein MKVKFWGVRGSIPTTLSSLTIRDKIKQALKLATPKDIANDESIDTFLDSLPTSIVGTYGGNTTTLEIRTASDDLIIIDCGTGLKHLGNELLQGDFGKGKGFATILLTHTHWDHIQGIPFFAPFYIKGNRFNIYSPYDDIKERIEYQQVFTHFPINLEYMLAQKEFFIIPKEGEIYINDVKIKNKRMRHPGGSFGFRFEENGKSFVFTSDCEFNIDEIDKIDSYKDFFENADVCVFDTQYTFEESINKVDWGHSSASIAIDIAAMFNIKRLILFHHEPDYNDNKLDAVLSNAKLYLGINPARRSKLTIDIAREGMEIEI